One genomic segment of Alphaproteobacteria bacterium includes these proteins:
- a CDS encoding Txe/YoeB family addiction module toxin translates to MIYTLYFTRQAQKDAQKIKQAGLKEKVETVLERLTKDPFHNYPPYEKLVGDLAGAYYRRITIQHRLVYQVYENEKAVKIIRMWTHYE, encoded by the coding sequence ATGATCTATACGCTGTATTTTACAAGGCAGGCTCAAAAAGATGCGCAAAAAATAAAGCAGGCTGGCTTGAAAGAAAAAGTGGAAACCGTGTTGGAAAGGCTGACCAAGGATCCCTTTCATAATTATCCTCCCTATGAAAAACTTGTTGGTGATTTGGCCGGGGCTTATTATCGTCGCATTACCATACAGCATCGGCTTGTTTATCAAGTTTACGAAAATGAAAAAGCTGTCAAAATTATTCGGATGTGGACTCATTACGAATAA
- the yihA gene encoding ribosome biogenesis GTP-binding protein YihA/YsxC, producing MEQPENKEQDWADWFFVQDCTFIMGVVKLQDLPEFGLPEVAFIGRSNVGKSSLINGLVGRKKIARTSNTPGRTQELNFFSLANMLLLVDLPGYGYAEAPKKLVEKWQKVMKGYLRGRPTLQRAYLLIDSRHGIKENDIEMMKMLDEVALSYQIILTKFDKLKISEQNAVYEKTQAQVKEHPAAHPVVIATSSATGHGMGALRREIAHFAQKPAAE from the coding sequence ATGGAGCAACCTGAAAACAAAGAACAGGACTGGGCGGATTGGTTTTTCGTCCAGGATTGCACGTTCATTATGGGCGTTGTCAAACTGCAGGATCTGCCTGAATTTGGATTGCCGGAGGTTGCCTTTATCGGTCGATCAAACGTTGGAAAGTCAAGCTTGATCAATGGGTTGGTTGGTCGCAAAAAGATTGCCCGTACATCAAACACGCCGGGCCGCACGCAGGAGTTAAACTTTTTCTCCCTAGCTAATATGCTGTTGCTTGTTGATTTGCCCGGTTATGGGTACGCAGAGGCCCCAAAAAAGCTTGTTGAGAAATGGCAAAAGGTGATGAAGGGATACCTTCGGGGTCGGCCAACTCTGCAGCGCGCCTATTTGCTGATCGACAGCCGTCATGGAATCAAAGAAAACGACATTGAAATGATGAAAATGCTGGACGAGGTTGCCTTGTCTTACCAGATCATCTTGACCAAATTTGATAAATTAAAAATATCAGAACAGAATGCCGTTTATGAAAAAACACAAGCACAGGTCAAAGAACATCCAGCAGCCCATCCGGTTGTTATAGCGACAAGCTCTGCCACCGGTCATGGGATGGGTGCCCTTCGACGCGAGATTGCGCATTTTGCCCAAAAACCTGCAGCAGAATAA
- the argS gene encoding arginine--tRNA ligase, with amino-acid sequence MSVFSFFQDSIHKIVNQLAEQEGWALPSDLKKFMVEPTRDPVHGDIATNVGMVLAKPLGINPRELAQKIAQKLGALDCVEKTDVAGPGFINLKLTDSFWHDQLWELLDQGLNYGDSTIGQGQKLNVEFVSVNPTGPLHTGHGRNAVLGDAIASLLQKVGYDVFREYYVNDAGGQINALARSVHLRYQEALGHEISPSSFTEGMYGGDYLVPLGKALAEKYGSQWLDCPESEWLEIFRIYSVDAMMKDIRSDLASLGVCMDIYTSERELVKAGLIEETLKILEEQGDVYKGVLTPPKGFVVDDWEERPQTLFRATTYGDDIDRPLCKSDGSWTYFAGDIAYHVDKVRRGFYHMVNVMGADHSGYVKRQLAAVKAATQGAGNLEIKICQMVNFLDNGVPVRMSKRAGVFITISDVIDRVGKDATRFMMISRHQDMPVDFDFVKVLEESKDNPIFYIQYAHARICSVLRHSKTVFPDLDLTDINAAPLKILTDDSELSMIRILADWPRQVELAAQVREPHRVATFLHDVASQFHSLWNKGKDNTHLRFIDPSDQEATKARLALITGVKSVIAGGLTLLGIKPVEEMR; translated from the coding sequence ATGAGCGTTTTTAGTTTTTTCCAAGACTCTATTCATAAAATTGTTAATCAGTTGGCAGAACAAGAAGGGTGGGCACTTCCCAGTGATTTAAAAAAATTCATGGTTGAACCAACGCGCGACCCCGTTCATGGTGATATCGCAACGAACGTTGGCATGGTGCTGGCCAAACCTCTGGGGATTAATCCACGCGAATTGGCGCAAAAAATTGCCCAAAAACTGGGTGCCCTGGACTGTGTTGAAAAAACTGACGTGGCGGGCCCTGGATTTATCAATTTAAAGCTGACGGATTCTTTTTGGCATGACCAGCTTTGGGAATTGCTTGATCAAGGTCTGAATTACGGGGATTCGACCATCGGTCAGGGGCAAAAACTGAATGTGGAATTTGTTTCTGTAAATCCAACCGGCCCCCTGCATACAGGTCATGGCAGAAATGCTGTTTTGGGGGATGCAATTGCATCCTTATTGCAAAAGGTTGGGTATGACGTTTTTCGGGAATACTATGTCAATGATGCCGGGGGTCAGATTAATGCCCTGGCGCGGTCTGTACACCTGCGGTATCAAGAAGCATTGGGCCATGAAATATCCCCATCGTCATTCACAGAAGGCATGTATGGCGGCGATTACCTGGTTCCCCTTGGAAAAGCCCTGGCGGAAAAATATGGCTCCCAATGGCTTGATTGTCCGGAATCAGAATGGCTAGAAATCTTCCGTATCTATTCTGTTGATGCCATGATGAAAGATATTCGATCTGACTTGGCATCCCTTGGGGTTTGTATGGATATCTATACATCCGAACGGGAATTGGTCAAGGCTGGTTTGATTGAGGAAACCTTAAAAATCCTCGAGGAACAAGGCGATGTGTATAAAGGTGTGCTAACCCCCCCAAAGGGTTTCGTTGTGGATGATTGGGAAGAACGCCCCCAAACCCTTTTTCGGGCAACAACATACGGGGACGATATCGATCGCCCATTGTGCAAATCAGATGGATCGTGGACTTATTTTGCAGGGGATATTGCTTACCATGTCGATAAGGTCCGCCGTGGTTTTTACCACATGGTTAACGTAATGGGGGCCGATCACAGTGGATATGTTAAGCGTCAGCTGGCCGCCGTCAAGGCTGCAACCCAAGGGGCGGGTAATCTAGAGATTAAAATCTGCCAGATGGTTAATTTTTTGGATAATGGCGTTCCGGTGCGTATGTCAAAAAGGGCCGGCGTTTTTATCACGATCAGCGATGTTATCGACCGTGTTGGCAAGGATGCCACGCGATTCATGATGATCTCAAGACACCAAGATATGCCCGTTGATTTTGATTTTGTAAAAGTGTTAGAGGAATCAAAAGATAACCCAATTTTTTACATACAATATGCACATGCGCGGATTTGTTCTGTTCTAAGGCATTCCAAGACTGTGTTTCCGGATCTTGATTTGACTGACATAAATGCGGCCCCGCTGAAAATCTTGACCGACGACAGTGAACTGTCCATGATCAGAATACTAGCAGATTGGCCACGACAGGTTGAATTGGCCGCACAGGTTAGGGAACCCCACCGTGTGGCAACTTTTTTGCATGATGTGGCATCACAATTCCATTCCCTGTGGAATAAGGGAAAGGATAACACGCACTTGCGATTCATAGACCCGTCCGACCAAGAAGCAACAAAAGCAAGGCTTGCCCTTATCACTGGGGTGAAATCAGTAATAGCCGGTGGTTTGACGC
- the folD gene encoding bifunctional methylenetetrahydrofolate dehydrogenase/methenyltetrahydrofolate cyclohydrolase FolD, with product MTTAKLIDGYAIAENLRAQIRLDVDVFRDRLGVAPGLDVILVGDQAPSQIYVRNKQTACATVGIRSTVHRLPGDVDELELIALIKRLNVATGVHGILIQLPLPPHLDTQKILEVINPLKDVDGLHPYNLGRLIAGQPVLTPCTPQGCMHLICSVLPSLSGMRATIVGRSVLVGKPLMIMLMNADATVTMAHSRTCDLMQVCAQSDVLVCAIGSPGFITADYIKPGAVVIDVGINRVQQTTGEHIIRGDVDFSGALTKAGFITPVPRGVGPMTIGYLLVNTIKAAQLQVG from the coding sequence ATGACGACAGCGAAACTTATCGACGGTTATGCGATTGCCGAAAATTTGCGGGCGCAAATCCGATTAGATGTTGATGTTTTCAGGGATCGATTGGGGGTGGCGCCAGGATTGGATGTTATTCTGGTTGGTGACCAAGCCCCCAGTCAAATCTATGTTCGAAACAAACAAACAGCTTGCGCCACTGTTGGGATACGATCGACGGTGCATCGCTTGCCTGGTGATGTGGACGAACTGGAATTGATTGCCCTTATTAAACGACTGAATGTGGCAACGGGTGTTCATGGGATTTTGATTCAGTTACCACTGCCGCCCCATCTTGATACCCAAAAAATTCTGGAAGTAATTAATCCTCTAAAAGATGTTGATGGGCTGCATCCTTATAACCTGGGTCGATTGATCGCGGGTCAGCCTGTATTGACGCCCTGCACACCCCAGGGGTGTATGCATTTGATTTGCTCTGTCTTGCCGAGCCTGAGTGGCATGCGCGCGACCATCGTTGGGCGATCGGTGCTGGTTGGAAAGCCCCTGATGATTATGCTGATGAATGCGGATGCAACCGTTACCATGGCGCATTCCAGGACGTGTGACCTGATGCAGGTTTGCGCCCAATCCGACGTCCTGGTTTGTGCGATCGGAAGCCCTGGTTTCATCACGGCTGATTATATTAAGCCCGGTGCTGTTGTGATTGATGTTGGGATCAATCGAGTCCAGCAAACAACCGGGGAACATATCATCCGGGGCGATGTGGATTTTAGCGGTGCGCTTACAAAGGCTGGGTTCATAACCCCGGTGCCACGGGGCGTTGGCCCCATGACGATTGGCTACTTGTTGGTGAACACGATCAAGGCTGCGCAGTTGCAGGTGGGATGA
- a CDS encoding type II toxin-antitoxin system Phd/YefM family antitoxin, translating into MAILTASEARANFYRLIDETNINHEPTLIKGKRHSVVLVAEDDWRSLQETIHLLSIPGMRDSIYQGIREPLEKSDTSLNWS; encoded by the coding sequence ATGGCAATTTTGACAGCCAGCGAAGCCCGGGCTAATTTTTATAGATTAATAGACGAAACCAACATCAATCATGAACCTACCCTTATAAAAGGTAAGCGCCACAGCGTCGTTTTAGTTGCGGAGGATGATTGGCGTTCGTTGCAGGAAACGATTCATTTGCTCTCTATCCCTGGGATGCGTGACTCAATTTATCAAGGGATAAGGGAACCTTTAGAAAAATCAGATACATCGCTAAACTGGTCATGA